A genomic region of Glycine max cultivar Williams 82 chromosome 15, Glycine_max_v4.0, whole genome shotgun sequence contains the following coding sequences:
- the LOC100500011 gene encoding 60S ribosomal protein L7-4, whose protein sequence is MGEAKALVPESVVKKEKRNEEWALAKKQELDAAKKMRFETRKLIFNRAKQYSKEYDEQQKELIRLKREAKLKGGFYVEPEAKLLFIIRIRGINAMDPKTRKILQLLRLRQIFNGVFLKVNKATVNMLHRVEPYVTYGYPNLKSVRELIYKRGYGKVNKQRIALTDNSIIEQTLGKHGIICVEDLIHEIMTVGPHFKEANNFLWPFKLKAPLGGLEKKRNHYVEGGDAGNREDYINELIRRMN, encoded by the exons ATGGGCGAAGCAAAGGCCTTGGTTCCGGAATCGGTGgtgaagaaggagaaaaggaaCGAGGAGTGGGCTTTGGCGAAGAAGCAGGAACTCGATGCCGCTAAGAAAATGAGGTTCGAAACGCGGAAGCTGATTTTTAACAGAGCCAAACAATACTCAAAGGAATACGACGAGCAG CAAAAGGAACTGATTAGGTTGAAGCGTGAAGCCAAGCTTAAGGGAGGGTTTTATGTTGAACCCGAAGCTAAGCTCTTGTTCATCATCAGGATCCGTGG TATCAATGCCATGGATCCCAAAACAAGGAAGATTCTGCAGCTTCTGCGTTTGAGACAG ATTTTTAATGGCGTCTTTCTTAAAGTGAACAAAGCTACAGTGAATATGCTCCATAGGGTAGAGCCTTATGTTACCTATGG GTACCCTAATTTGAAGAGTGTTAGAGAATTGATCTACAAGAGGGGCTATGGAAAAGTTAACAAGCAGAGAATTGCTTTGACAGACAACTCTATTATTGAACAG ACTTTGGGGAAGCATGGGATCATTTGCGTTGAAGATCTGATCCATGAGATCATGACTGTTGGACCTCACTTCAAGGAGGCCAACAATTTTCTGTGGCCTTTCAAGCTCAAAGCTCCCCTGGGTGGTctggagaagaaaagaaatcattaTGTTGAAGGAGGTGATGCTGGCAACAGGGAGGATTACATAAATGAGCTTATTAGAAGGatgaattag